In one window of Campylobacter coli DNA:
- the ubiE gene encoding bifunctional demethylmenaquinone methyltransferase/2-methoxy-6-polyprenyl-1,4-benzoquinol methylase UbiE has protein sequence MQKQDKIIKMFNEIAPTYDKANRILSFGVDVSWRKFACKRVLKLYQKDNLNIVDVACGTGDMIEIWQESAKKLNKNIAHIKGIDPSEGMLNIAKQKFPNIEFIEAGAQELPLQSESVDIVSISYGIRNVVEREKALREFSRVLKQDGIFVVLEFTKREKGGFVASCRDFYLKNILPSLGGMISKNKSAYEYLPNSIEGFLSKEEFIAELKQVGFEMLEFKSFSFGVSSMFIAKKV, from the coding sequence ATGCAAAAGCAAGATAAAATCATAAAAATGTTTAATGAAATAGCTCCGACCTATGATAAGGCTAATAGAATTTTGAGTTTTGGTGTTGATGTAAGTTGGCGTAAATTTGCTTGTAAAAGAGTTTTAAAGCTTTACCAAAAGGATAATTTAAACATAGTTGATGTGGCTTGTGGCACAGGAGATATGATAGAAATTTGGCAAGAAAGTGCGAAAAAATTAAATAAAAATATAGCCCACATCAAAGGTATTGATCCAAGCGAGGGTATGTTAAATATAGCAAAACAAAAATTCCCAAATATCGAATTTATAGAAGCTGGAGCGCAAGAATTGCCTTTGCAAAGTGAAAGTGTTGATATCGTAAGTATAAGCTATGGGATACGCAATGTGGTGGAGAGAGAAAAAGCCTTGAGAGAATTTTCAAGAGTGCTTAAACAAGATGGAATTTTTGTAGTTTTAGAATTTACTAAAAGAGAAAAAGGAGGTTTTGTAGCCTCTTGTAGGGATTTTTATCTTAAAAATATTTTACCAAGCTTGGGAGGAATGATAAGCAAAAATAAAAGTGCATACGAATACTTGCCTAATTCTATAGAAGGTTTTTTAAGTAAAGAGGAATTTATTGCCGAACTTAAACAGGTAGGTTTTGAAATGCTTGAATTTAAAAGTTTTAGTTTCGGCGTAAGTTCTATGTTTATAGCTAAGAAAGTCTAA
- the perR gene encoding peroxide-responsive transcriptional repressor PerR, giving the protein MELLQILKKHELKATPQRLCVLKILKRHEHPNIEELYEEIKKEYPSISLATVYKNLNTLQEQGLVVEINVANQKTCYDIYEERHIHIICSKCGNIEDMSFQNAELDEYQEKLEKKMGNIIDHLAVCAHVSTCKKCH; this is encoded by the coding sequence ATGGAATTGTTACAAATACTTAAAAAACACGAACTGAAAGCAACTCCTCAAAGACTGTGTGTTTTAAAAATTTTAAAAAGACATGAACATCCAAATATTGAAGAGCTTTATGAGGAAATTAAAAAAGAATATCCTTCTATTTCTCTTGCTACGGTTTATAAAAATCTTAATACCTTGCAAGAACAAGGCTTGGTTGTAGAAATCAATGTGGCAAATCAAAAAACTTGTTATGATATCTATGAAGAAAGACATATACATATCATTTGCAGTAAATGTGGTAATATCGAAGATATGAGTTTTCAAAATGCTGAACTTGATGAATATCAAGAAAAATTAGAGAAAAAAATGGGAAATATCATCGATCATTTAGCAGTTTGTGCTCATGTTAGCACTTGTAAAAAGTGCCATTAA
- the dxs gene encoding 1-deoxy-D-xylulose-5-phosphate synthase: MNEIIKKDYQFAYTKEQLEKLNLTQLEDLAARIREKIIDVVSKNGGHLSSNLGAVELTIAMHTVFDNRVDPLIFDVSHQSYTHKLLSGKENVFESLRQFGGLSGYTKPNDGDYFVAGHSSTSISLAVGACKAIALKGEKRTPVALIGDGALSAGMAYEALNELGDSKFPCVVILNDNEMSISKPIGAISKYLSQAMATQFYQNFKKRVAKMLDALPDSATYMAKRFEESFKLITPGLLFEELGLEYIGPIDGHNLSEVISALKQAKAMQKPCIIHAQTLKGKGYSLAEGKNAKWHGVSAFDVDSGESIKKPDAKNSATEIFSKVLFDLATKYKNIVGITAAMPSGTGLEKLIEQYPDRFWDVGIAEQHAVTSMAAMAKEGFKPFIAIYSTFLQRAYDQVIHDCAIMNLNVVFAMDRAGIVGEDGETHQGVFDVSFLAPLPNLTLVAPRDELMMKNIMEYAYIHEGCLAFRYPRGSFILDEEFNPSKIELGKAQWLVKNQSNIAFLGYGQGVGKAWKVLRKLQDEGQNANLIDLIFAKPLDELLLKELAKQSQIWFVFSENARIGGVASLLESFVQKNDLKIKIVSFEYEDNFIEHGKTNEVEKALKLDIDSLVQRVKTN; the protein is encoded by the coding sequence ATGAATGAAATAATTAAAAAAGATTATCAATTTGCTTATACTAAAGAACAATTAGAAAAGCTAAATTTAACCCAGCTTGAAGATTTGGCGGCTCGTATTAGAGAAAAAATTATTGATGTGGTAAGTAAAAATGGAGGACACTTAAGCTCCAATTTGGGAGCAGTTGAGCTTACTATAGCTATGCATACAGTATTTGATAATAGGGTAGATCCTCTTATATTCGATGTATCACATCAATCCTATACACACAAGCTTTTAAGTGGAAAAGAAAATGTTTTTGAGTCTTTGCGTCAATTTGGTGGACTCAGTGGATATACCAAGCCTAACGATGGGGATTATTTTGTAGCAGGACACTCAAGTACTTCTATATCTTTAGCCGTAGGAGCCTGTAAGGCTATAGCATTAAAAGGTGAAAAACGCACTCCTGTAGCTTTAATAGGCGATGGAGCTTTAAGTGCGGGTATGGCTTATGAGGCCTTGAATGAATTAGGAGATTCTAAATTTCCTTGTGTAGTCATCTTAAATGATAATGAAATGAGCATTTCAAAACCCATAGGTGCGATTTCAAAATACCTTTCTCAAGCTATGGCAACGCAGTTTTATCAAAATTTCAAAAAACGCGTGGCTAAAATGTTAGATGCCTTACCTGATTCTGCTACTTATATGGCTAAGCGTTTTGAAGAAAGTTTTAAATTAATAACTCCAGGACTTTTATTTGAAGAATTGGGTCTTGAGTATATAGGCCCTATTGATGGGCATAATTTAAGCGAGGTTATTTCTGCATTAAAACAGGCAAAAGCTATGCAAAAACCTTGTATTATCCATGCACAAACCCTAAAAGGAAAGGGTTATAGTTTAGCTGAAGGAAAAAATGCTAAATGGCACGGGGTTAGCGCTTTTGATGTGGATAGTGGAGAAAGCATTAAAAAACCTGATGCTAAAAATTCTGCAACAGAAATTTTTTCTAAGGTATTGTTTGATTTGGCTACAAAATATAAAAATATAGTTGGCATTACTGCTGCTATGCCAAGTGGAACAGGACTTGAAAAGCTTATAGAGCAATATCCTGATCGTTTTTGGGATGTGGGTATTGCTGAGCAGCATGCTGTTACTTCTATGGCGGCTATGGCAAAAGAAGGATTTAAACCTTTTATTGCTATATACAGCACTTTTTTACAACGCGCTTACGATCAAGTTATCCATGATTGTGCGATTATGAATTTAAATGTAGTTTTTGCTATGGATAGGGCAGGCATAGTAGGAGAAGATGGAGAAACACATCAGGGAGTTTTTGATGTGAGTTTTTTAGCTCCCTTGCCTAATTTAACCCTTGTAGCTCCAAGAGATGAGCTTATGATGAAAAATATTATGGAGTATGCTTATATCCATGAGGGATGTTTGGCTTTTCGTTATCCTAGAGGATCTTTTATTTTAGATGAGGAATTTAATCCTTCTAAGATAGAACTTGGAAAAGCGCAATGGCTTGTAAAAAACCAAAGCAATATTGCTTTTTTAGGTTATGGGCAAGGTGTGGGCAAGGCTTGGAAAGTTTTAAGAAAATTACAAGATGAGGGGCAAAACGCTAATTTGATTGACTTGATTTTTGCTAAACCCTTAGATGAACTACTTTTAAAAGAGCTAGCAAAACAGAGTCAAATTTGGTTTGTTTTTAGTGAAAATGCGAGAATAGGCGGTGTAGCGAGTTTGCTAGAGAGTTTTGTGCAGAAGAATGATTTGAAAATCAAAATTGTTTCTTTTGAATATGAAGATAATTTCATCGAACACGGTAAAACTAATGAAGTGGAAAAAGCTTTAAAACTTGATATTGATAGTCTAGTACAAAGAGTGAAAACAAATTGA
- the fliH gene encoding flagellar assembly protein FliH, whose amino-acid sequence MVNRSNVISGGTSDQHVVEGYRFKVISEFDNHTEEKQHPQISNEDNSAALPSKDENPINESQTPAPSQVVQEVQTPAFQPSFVEDLLKKTDEMSSNIIKLQMQIESQESEFNNRLNSELESAKEKFSKEGYEQAKAEFEKELNDLRDKYLKSVSKLEEACVNLNVFIEKNEKELADTAIDIAKEVILKELENNSSKIAYALAKDLINELKGAGSIEIKVNSVDYNYLKEHFSENSHIKITLDDAISKGSVIILSDSGNIESNLNARLIKIKKMVNNE is encoded by the coding sequence ATGGTTAATCGTAGTAATGTTATTTCAGGAGGAACTTCTGATCAGCATGTTGTTGAAGGATATCGTTTTAAGGTAATTTCAGAATTTGATAATCATACAGAAGAGAAGCAACATCCACAAATTTCAAATGAAGATAATAGTGCGGCTTTGCCTTCAAAAGATGAAAATCCTATAAATGAAAGTCAAACTCCTGCACCTTCTCAAGTAGTGCAAGAGGTTCAAACTCCTGCATTTCAGCCTAGTTTCGTTGAAGATTTGCTAAAAAAAACAGATGAAATGTCAAGTAATATCATCAAACTTCAAATGCAAATTGAAAGTCAAGAAAGTGAGTTTAACAACCGCTTAAATTCAGAGCTTGAAAGTGCTAAGGAAAAATTTTCCAAAGAGGGTTATGAGCAAGCTAAAGCCGAATTTGAAAAAGAATTGAATGACTTGCGTGATAAATACTTAAAAAGTGTTTCCAAACTAGAAGAAGCTTGTGTAAATCTTAATGTTTTTATTGAAAAAAACGAAAAAGAGCTTGCTGATACAGCTATAGATATCGCTAAAGAAGTCATTTTAAAAGAGCTTGAAAATAATTCAAGTAAAATAGCTTATGCTTTGGCTAAAGATCTTATTAATGAGCTTAAGGGTGCAGGTTCTATCGAGATAAAAGTAAATTCTGTAGATTATAATTATTTAAAAGAGCATTTTAGCGAAAATTCTCATATTAAAATCACTCTTGATGACGCTATTAGCAAGGGTAGTGTTATTATTTTAAGTGATAGTGGCAATATAGAATCCAATTTAAATGCACGTCTTATTAAAATTAAAAAAATGGTTAATAATGAATGA
- the fliG gene encoding flagellar motor switch protein FliG translates to MIKLSEEQKMVYDDLSMPEKVAIFLIQLGEDATTSVFSHMEIDVITEISRYIAMAKNVDRAVATAVLEEFYTLLQSNQYIKSGGLEYAKEILFRTFGPEIANKILEKLTKSMENNQNFAYLAQIKPQQLADFITKEHPQTIALILAHMDSIHAAETLEYFSDELRAEVVIRMANLGDISPSIIKRVSAVLESKLESLTSYKVEVGGPRAVAEVLNRLGQKASKSTITYIEQSDERLAETIKELMFTFDDIQKLSTQAIREILKVADKRDLMIGLKGASEELKQKFLANMSTRASEAFLEEMGFLGAVRVKDVEDAQRKVVEVVQKLAEQGLVQTGDADEMIE, encoded by the coding sequence ATGATAAAACTTAGCGAAGAACAAAAAATGGTTTATGATGATTTATCGATGCCTGAAAAGGTAGCGATATTTCTCATACAACTTGGCGAAGATGCAACGACTTCAGTTTTCTCACATATGGAAATTGATGTTATTACTGAAATTTCACGCTATATTGCTATGGCAAAAAATGTTGACCGCGCCGTAGCTACTGCGGTTTTGGAAGAATTTTATACTCTGCTTCAATCCAATCAATACATTAAAAGCGGTGGTTTGGAATATGCCAAAGAAATACTTTTCCGTACTTTTGGTCCAGAAATTGCCAATAAAATTCTTGAAAAACTTACCAAAAGTATGGAAAATAACCAAAACTTTGCTTATTTGGCTCAGATTAAGCCTCAACAACTTGCAGACTTTATTACCAAAGAACACCCACAAACTATCGCACTTATTTTAGCTCATATGGATTCAATCCATGCAGCTGAAACCTTGGAGTATTTTAGCGATGAGTTAAGAGCTGAAGTTGTTATAAGAATGGCAAATCTTGGGGATATTTCTCCAAGTATCATTAAAAGAGTATCTGCAGTGCTTGAAAGCAAACTCGAAAGTCTTACTTCTTATAAAGTTGAAGTGGGAGGCCCAAGAGCAGTTGCAGAAGTACTTAATCGCTTAGGACAAAAAGCAAGTAAATCTACCATCACTTATATCGAACAAAGTGATGAGCGTTTGGCTGAAACGATTAAAGAATTGATGTTTACTTTTGATGATATACAAAAACTTAGCACTCAAGCTATAAGAGAAATTTTAAAAGTTGCGGATAAGCGCGATTTGATGATAGGCTTAAAGGGTGCAAGCGAAGAATTAAAGCAAAAATTCTTGGCCAATATGTCTACGCGTGCAAGCGAAGCCTTCCTTGAAGAAATGGGATTTTTGGGTGCAGTGCGTGTTAAAGATGTTGAAGATGCTCAAAGAAAAGTAGTTGAAGTGGTGCAAAAACTTGCAGAACAAGGACTTGTGCAAACAGGCGATGCTGATGAAATGATAGAGTAG
- the fliF gene encoding flagellar basal-body MS-ring/collar protein FliF, protein MDFKNMLHQIGQLYQNLTRKQRIVIAASIVVVVGFLVFLALFRGSGSSANNGYAVLVDNVDPSSSAAIVAKLEQNSVPYILENESKILVPQDQVYRQRMFIASEGLIKDSRVGFEAFDTQTFGATNEEQRVKYQRAIEGELARTIETLEPIRSAVVHIAFPKDSVFTERQIPPTASVVVNVREGLKLTRKQIDGIKNIVSAAIPKLTKENVRISDQSGVPLDEQEAYEDDLVRAQIKYKSDQERALEDKIIETLAPYAGGTDKVRVSVNIDFDFSKQESQSEIYDPNPIVRSEQTLNEERTGRKEPEIQGVPGAVSNIGPVEGLDNKGQIDTYKKNQVTTNNELSKTITNTKKQFATVVRTSAAVTIDGKYQDVVDENGDVKSEYVPLSKEELASVESIVKNTINFSANRGDSVVVQNLPFHRESIRVESKVKTFYNRFIEPFIPPVKYFIAAILLFIFYKKIIAPFAQKMLEDVAAQEEVQQGPSAVLDDAEDALEKFNAARKKVEEQLGFGENFNEDSIQYEVLLEKLRGLVSDKSEEIAALLQNLIQNDTEFGEKDM, encoded by the coding sequence ATGGATTTTAAAAATATGCTTCACCAAATTGGGCAACTTTATCAAAATTTGACTCGAAAGCAACGCATAGTTATTGCAGCTTCTATTGTCGTAGTTGTCGGATTTTTGGTATTTTTGGCACTATTTCGTGGAAGTGGCAGTAGTGCTAATAATGGCTATGCTGTTTTAGTTGATAATGTTGATCCAAGTTCTTCTGCGGCTATTGTGGCTAAACTTGAACAAAATAGTGTGCCTTATATACTAGAAAACGAAAGTAAAATTTTAGTTCCACAAGATCAGGTATATCGTCAAAGAATGTTTATCGCCAGTGAAGGATTGATAAAAGATAGCCGTGTGGGTTTTGAAGCTTTTGATACGCAAACTTTTGGAGCTACAAATGAAGAACAAAGAGTAAAATATCAAAGAGCTATAGAAGGAGAGCTTGCAAGAACAATCGAAACTTTAGAACCTATACGCAGTGCAGTAGTGCATATAGCTTTTCCAAAAGACAGCGTTTTTACTGAAAGACAAATTCCTCCCACAGCTTCAGTTGTTGTAAATGTACGCGAGGGCTTAAAGCTTACTAGAAAGCAAATCGATGGAATCAAAAACATAGTTTCAGCTGCTATTCCAAAATTAACCAAAGAAAATGTAAGAATTAGTGATCAAAGTGGTGTGCCTTTAGATGAGCAAGAGGCTTATGAAGATGATTTGGTTCGTGCTCAAATTAAATACAAAAGTGATCAAGAAAGAGCTTTAGAAGATAAAATCATAGAAACTTTAGCTCCTTATGCAGGAGGCACGGATAAGGTAAGAGTAAGTGTCAATATAGATTTTGACTTTTCTAAGCAAGAATCCCAAAGTGAAATTTATGATCCAAACCCTATAGTTCGAAGTGAGCAAACTCTTAATGAAGAAAGAACAGGTAGAAAAGAGCCTGAAATTCAAGGTGTGCCAGGTGCGGTTTCAAATATAGGTCCAGTAGAAGGACTTGATAATAAAGGACAAATCGATACCTATAAGAAAAACCAAGTCACTACAAACAATGAGCTTTCAAAAACTATAACAAATACAAAAAAACAATTTGCAACCGTTGTGCGCACTTCAGCAGCGGTAACAATAGATGGAAAGTATCAAGATGTTGTAGATGAAAATGGAGATGTGAAAAGTGAATATGTCCCTTTAAGCAAAGAAGAGCTCGCAAGTGTGGAAAGTATAGTTAAAAATACTATTAATTTTAGTGCTAACAGAGGGGATAGTGTAGTAGTGCAAAATTTACCTTTCCATCGTGAGTCTATTAGAGTGGAAAGTAAAGTTAAAACTTTCTATAATCGTTTTATCGAACCATTTATTCCACCGGTTAAATATTTTATTGCGGCTATTTTACTTTTTATTTTTTACAAAAAAATTATTGCTCCATTTGCACAAAAAATGCTTGAAGATGTTGCAGCACAAGAAGAAGTGCAGCAGGGTCCAAGTGCTGTTTTAGATGATGCTGAGGATGCGTTAGAGAAATTCAATGCCGCTAGGAAAAAGGTTGAAGAGCAACTTGGCTTTGGGGAGAATTTCAATGAAGATTCTATCCAATATGAAGTTTTACTTGAAAAATTAAGAGGCTTAGTAAGCGATAAGAGTGAAGAAATTGCAGCACTTTTACAAAACTTAATCCAAAATGATACCGAATTTGGTGAAAAGGATATGTGA
- the hisC gene encoding histidinol-phosphate transaminase, which translates to MKFNNFLNHLSNYEPGKDIEVIAREYGVKEVIKLASNENPFGAPPKAVKVLQENAFKANLYPDDSMVELKGELAQKYNVKNENIIIGAGSDQVIEFAIHSKLNPQNAFLQAGVSFAMYEIYAKQCGAKCYKTQSITHDLSEFKTLYEAHKDEIEIIFLCLPNNPLGECLDTNEVLDFIRAIDENCLVIIDAAYNEFASFKDQNKYLKPCDLVQEFKNVLYLGTFSKLYGLGGLRIGYGIANAEIISAFYKLRAPFNVSNLALKAAVAALHDEEFTKKTLENNFSQMELYKEFAKKHRIKFIESYTNFITYFFEEKNSTDLSEKLLKKGIIIRNLKSYGLNAMRITIGTPYENERFFTEFEEILK; encoded by the coding sequence ATGAAATTCAATAACTTTTTAAATCACTTAAGCAATTATGAACCGGGCAAGGATATTGAAGTTATCGCTAGAGAGTATGGCGTAAAAGAAGTGATAAAATTAGCAAGCAATGAAAATCCTTTTGGTGCTCCGCCTAAAGCGGTTAAAGTTTTGCAAGAAAATGCTTTTAAGGCAAATCTTTATCCTGATGACAGCATGGTAGAGTTAAAAGGTGAATTGGCGCAAAAATATAATGTAAAAAATGAAAATATCATCATTGGTGCAGGCAGCGATCAGGTTATTGAATTTGCTATACATTCTAAACTTAACCCTCAAAATGCTTTTTTGCAAGCAGGGGTAAGCTTTGCTATGTATGAAATTTATGCTAAACAATGCGGTGCAAAATGTTATAAAACTCAAAGTATCACTCATGATTTATCTGAATTTAAAACACTTTATGAAGCACATAAAGATGAGATTGAGATCATATTCTTATGTTTGCCTAACAATCCTTTGGGCGAGTGCTTAGACACAAACGAGGTGCTTGATTTTATACGCGCTATTGATGAGAATTGTTTAGTGATAATTGATGCAGCTTATAATGAATTTGCAAGTTTTAAAGATCAAAACAAATATCTAAAGCCTTGTGATCTTGTGCAAGAATTTAAAAATGTGCTTTATTTAGGAACTTTTTCTAAACTTTATGGATTGGGTGGGTTGCGCATAGGTTATGGTATAGCAAATGCAGAAATTATCAGTGCATTTTATAAACTTCGTGCCCCTTTTAATGTAAGCAATTTAGCATTAAAAGCAGCGGTTGCGGCTTTGCACGATGAAGAATTTACCAAAAAAACTTTGGAAAATAATTTTTCTCAAATGGAGCTTTATAAGGAATTTGCCAAAAAACATCGTATTAAATTCATCGAAAGCTATACAAATTTTATCACTTATTTTTTTGAGGAAAAAAATAGTACAGATTTGTCTGAAAAATTGCTTAAAAAGGGTATAATAATAAGAAATTTAAAAAGTTATGGTTTAAATGCTATGAGAATTACCATAGGAACGCCTTATGAAAATGAAAGATTTTTTACAGAATTTGAAGAAATTTTAAAATAG
- the pheA gene encoding prephenate dehydratase, which yields MPNLNLEDFRNKIDMVDDKILELLNERMSYVKSIGEIKQTSGGAIYRPERERAIINRLKNANLGLLDQNAIEAIYQEIFAVSRNLEMPQIVAYLGPEGTYTHQAARSRFGAMSRYIALATIEDVFKELNNKEAKYGVVPIENNTEGAVGVTLDCLGKYNELKIFGEIYMDIHHSFVGINENLKEIKRIYSHPQGYNQCRKFLESHELSNIEFVPSKSTANAAYLASQDKYSAAICSKIAAKLYNVPVLFDKIEDNAANRTRFLILSDIKNPKMPNCKTSILAHTAHKPGGLSSLLEQFKKENINLTKLESRPVKSKEFLHSFYIDFEGHIDDENVQRALKNADEVVWLGSYLSGEKNEIQ from the coding sequence ATGCCAAATTTAAACTTAGAAGATTTTAGAAATAAAATCGATATGGTAGATGATAAAATTTTAGAACTTTTAAATGAAAGAATGAGCTATGTTAAAAGCATAGGAGAAATCAAGCAAACAAGCGGTGGAGCGATTTATCGTCCTGAGCGCGAAAGAGCGATTATTAATCGCTTAAAAAATGCAAATTTGGGGCTTTTAGATCAAAATGCCATAGAGGCTATTTATCAAGAAATTTTTGCTGTTTCAAGAAATTTGGAAATGCCTCAAATAGTTGCTTATTTGGGTCCTGAGGGTACTTATACTCATCAAGCAGCAAGGAGTCGTTTTGGTGCTATGAGTCGCTATATCGCACTTGCAACTATAGAGGATGTTTTTAAAGAGCTTAACAATAAAGAAGCAAAATATGGAGTTGTTCCTATAGAAAATAACACAGAAGGTGCCGTAGGGGTAACTTTAGATTGCTTAGGTAAGTATAACGAGCTTAAAATTTTTGGTGAAATTTATATGGATATTCATCATTCTTTTGTAGGAATTAATGAAAATCTAAAAGAGATAAAACGCATTTATTCTCATCCACAAGGCTACAATCAATGTCGTAAATTTTTAGAAAGCCATGAGTTAAGTAATATAGAATTTGTACCTTCAAAATCTACAGCAAATGCCGCTTATTTAGCCTCTCAAGATAAATATTCGGCTGCAATTTGTTCTAAAATAGCTGCAAAGCTTTATAATGTACCTGTGCTTTTTGATAAGATAGAAGATAATGCAGCAAATCGTACAAGATTTTTAATTTTAAGTGATATTAAAAATCCAAAAATGCCAAATTGTAAAACTTCTATTTTAGCTCACACTGCACATAAGCCTGGCGGTCTTAGTTCTTTATTAGAGCAATTTAAAAAAGAAAATATCAATCTTACCAAACTCGAATCTCGTCCCGTAAAATCAAAAGAATTTTTACATAGTTTTTATATAGATTTTGAAGGGCATATTGATGATGAAAATGTTCAACGCGCTTTGAAAAATGCAGATGAAGTAGTTTGGCTTGGATCTTATTTATCAGGAGAAAAAAATGAAATTCAATAA
- a CDS encoding HAD-IIA family hydrolase, which yields MFFLDVQGTLISDADKSLIYGAKELIDFLNIKNIPYVVITNNTKKIDFLERLRQKGLAIKEGAYIDPFSVLRYILRPCKVAAFGAEEFIQSLEELGFEMDFENPMAVLVASYDDFKFQDFALMMEYAKEGVQFIAMHESSIYKKEGRLYPGVGSIMAMLQNAIDFKYQVVGKPSTAFYKEALRLLRNYNKNADFEDIKIISDDLKGDLVQAKELGMKTLLVLSGKISDTKGFDTGMVDKIYPSVLEILKDLKCQI from the coding sequence ATGTTTTTTTTAGATGTGCAAGGAACTTTGATTTCAGATGCTGATAAATCTTTGATCTATGGCGCTAAAGAATTGATTGATTTTTTAAATATAAAAAATATTCCCTATGTTGTTATTACTAACAATACAAAAAAAATTGATTTCTTAGAAAGATTAAGACAAAAAGGATTGGCCATCAAAGAGGGTGCTTATATCGATCCTTTTAGCGTTTTAAGATATATTTTAAGGCCTTGCAAGGTTGCGGCTTTTGGTGCAGAGGAATTTATACAAAGCCTTGAAGAATTGGGTTTTGAAATGGATTTTGAAAATCCTATGGCTGTACTTGTTGCCAGTTATGATGATTTTAAATTCCAAGATTTTGCTTTGATGATGGAATATGCTAAAGAGGGCGTGCAATTTATCGCTATGCATGAAAGTAGCATTTATAAAAAAGAGGGCAGGCTTTATCCGGGTGTGGGCAGTATAATGGCGATGTTACAAAATGCTATTGATTTTAAATACCAAGTTGTAGGTAAACCTAGCACAGCTTTTTATAAAGAGGCTTTAAGGCTTTTGAGGAATTATAATAAAAATGCTGATTTTGAGGATATTAAAATCATTAGCGATGATTTAAAGGGTGATTTGGTTCAAGCTAAAGAATTGGGTATGAAAACCTTACTTGTTTTAAGTGGTAAAATAAGTGATACCAAAGGATTTGATACAGGCATGGTGGATAAAATTTATCCTAGCGTTTTAGAAATTTTAAAGGATTTGAAATGCCAAATTTAA